A single region of the Pararhodospirillum photometricum DSM 122 genome encodes:
- the panB gene encoding 3-methyl-2-oxobutanoate hydroxymethyltransferase, translating to MSVTPAADRRRTVRDILGRKGAEPIVCLTAYTTPIARLLDPHVDVLLVGDSLGMVLYGLPTTLGVTLDMMIAHGQAVVRGSQRALVVVDMPFGSVQESPAQAFRNAARVLAETGATAVKIEGGQEMAETIAFLVARGVPVMGHVGLRPQMVHTLGGFRAQGREEAEAQAIMADAQAVAEAGAFSLVVEGTLAPVATRLTQAVSVPTIGIGASVDCDGQVLVIDDVLGLFSDFTPRFVRRYADLSGAVSEAAAAYSADVRTRRFPGPEHVFGLKASV from the coding sequence ATGAGCGTCACTCCCGCGGCCGATCGGCGCCGCACCGTTCGTGATATTTTGGGGCGAAAAGGCGCAGAACCGATTGTCTGCCTGACCGCCTATACCACCCCCATCGCCCGCCTGCTCGATCCCCACGTTGATGTTTTGCTGGTTGGCGACTCCCTGGGCATGGTCCTCTATGGCCTGCCCACGACTTTGGGCGTCACGCTGGACATGATGATCGCGCACGGTCAGGCGGTTGTGCGCGGATCCCAGCGCGCCTTGGTGGTGGTGGACATGCCCTTTGGCTCGGTCCAGGAAAGCCCGGCCCAGGCGTTTCGTAACGCCGCACGGGTGCTGGCCGAAACCGGCGCCACGGCGGTGAAGATCGAGGGCGGGCAGGAAATGGCCGAGACCATTGCCTTCCTGGTGGCGCGCGGCGTGCCGGTGATGGGGCATGTCGGCCTGCGCCCGCAGATGGTCCACACTCTGGGCGGCTTCCGGGCTCAAGGCCGCGAGGAGGCCGAGGCGCAGGCGATCATGGCCGATGCCCAGGCGGTGGCCGAGGCCGGGGCGTTCTCTTTGGTGGTCGAGGGCACGTTGGCGCCGGTGGCCACCCGGTTGACCCAGGCGGTGAGTGTGCCGACCATCGGCATTGGCGCTTCGGTGGACTGCGACGGCCAAGTGCTGGTGATCGACGACGTTTTGGGTCTGTTTTCCGACTTCACGCCGCGGTTTGTGCGCCGCTATGCCGACCTGTCCGGGGCGGTGAGCGAGGCCGCCGCCGCCTACAGCGCCGATGTGCGGACCCGGCGCTTTCCGGGGCCGGAACACGTGTTCGGTCTCAAGGCTTCCGTGTGA
- a CDS encoding NAD kinase, with amino-acid sequence MDFENIAFVAARTPEAQESLRRLKHRYGHVPPERADVIVALGGDGFMLETLHGSLSQQAAIYGMNRGTVGFLLNTYREEALIERLKVATSVRLTPLLLRAVTATGQAEDALAINEVALLRQSRQAAKLRISVDGRVRLEEMICDGVLLSTAAGSTAYNASAHGPILPLGSNVLALTPISVFRPRRWRGAVLPNTARVEIEILEQLKRPVSAAADFTEVRDVVRVTISERRDQTLNLLFDPEHNLEERILREQFMP; translated from the coding sequence ATGGATTTTGAAAACATAGCCTTTGTCGCCGCCCGGACCCCGGAAGCTCAGGAGTCTTTGCGTCGTCTTAAACACCGCTACGGCCATGTGCCGCCGGAGCGGGCCGATGTGATCGTGGCCCTGGGGGGCGACGGCTTCATGCTGGAAACGCTGCATGGCTCCTTGAGTCAGCAAGCCGCCATCTATGGGATGAACCGGGGCACGGTCGGCTTCTTGCTCAATACCTACCGCGAGGAGGCGTTGATTGAACGCCTTAAGGTGGCCACTTCGGTTCGCCTCACCCCTTTGCTGCTGCGGGCCGTGACCGCGACGGGTCAAGCCGAGGACGCCCTGGCGATCAACGAGGTCGCGTTGCTGCGCCAGTCGCGCCAAGCGGCCAAGCTGCGCATTAGTGTGGATGGCCGGGTGAGACTGGAGGAAATGATCTGCGACGGGGTGCTGCTGTCCACCGCCGCCGGCTCCACCGCCTACAACGCCTCGGCCCATGGCCCGATCTTGCCGCTGGGCTCCAATGTGCTGGCCCTGACGCCGATCAGCGTGTTTCGCCCCCGGCGCTGGCGCGGGGCCGTGCTGCCCAACACGGCACGGGTCGAGATTGAGATCTTGGAGCAACTCAAGCGCCCGGTATCGGCGGCGGCCGATTTCACTGAGGTGCGCGATGTGGTGCGCGTGACCATCAGCGAACGACGCGACCAGACCCTCAATCTGTTGTTTGATCCCGAGCATAACCTGGAAGAGCGTATTCTGAGGGAGCAGTTCATGCCCTGA
- a CDS encoding ferredoxin--NADP reductase, with protein MSSLNHETVTEVHHWTDRLFSFRTTRDPGFRFENGQFSMIGLMVEGRPLLRAYSMVSANHEDGLEFLSIKVPDGPLTSRLQTLTVGDTILVSRKPTGSLVAGNLLPGRVLWLLATGTGLAPFLSIIKDPEIYERYERVVLVHGCRFVSELAYRDEIETDLPRNEYFGDLVRDKLTYYPCVTREIFRHQGRITTLIESNRLTEDLGLSPLAPERDRVMLCGSPAMLADTTRLLEGRGFVEGSGGQPGHYVIEKAFVER; from the coding sequence ATGAGCAGCCTGAATCATGAGACCGTGACCGAGGTTCATCACTGGACCGATCGCCTGTTCAGCTTCCGCACGACGCGCGACCCCGGGTTTCGCTTCGAGAACGGGCAGTTTTCCATGATCGGACTGATGGTCGAGGGACGGCCCTTGCTGCGGGCCTATTCGATGGTGAGCGCCAACCACGAGGATGGCCTGGAGTTTCTGAGCATCAAGGTGCCGGACGGTCCCTTGACCTCCCGCTTGCAGACCCTGACGGTGGGCGACACCATTTTGGTGAGCCGCAAGCCGACGGGGTCGTTGGTGGCGGGCAACCTGTTGCCCGGCCGGGTGTTGTGGCTGCTGGCGACCGGAACCGGGCTGGCACCGTTCTTGTCGATCATCAAGGACCCGGAGATCTACGAGCGCTATGAACGCGTCGTTTTGGTGCATGGCTGTCGCTTTGTTTCCGAACTGGCCTACCGCGACGAAATCGAAACGGACCTGCCGCGCAACGAATACTTTGGCGATCTGGTGCGCGACAAGCTGACCTACTACCCCTGCGTCACCCGCGAGATCTTTCGTCATCAAGGCCGCATCACAACCTTGATCGAAAGCAACCGCCTGACCGAGGACCTGGGCCTGTCGCCCTTGGCCCCGGAGCGCGACCGGGTGATGCTGTGCGGCAGTCCGGCCATGCTGGCCGACACCACCCGTCTTCTCGAGGGGCGCGGCTTTGTCGAGGGCTCGGGCGGCCAGCCCGGACATTATGTCATCGAAAAAGCGTTCGTCGAACGCTGA